One Setaria italica strain Yugu1 chromosome I, Setaria_italica_v2.0, whole genome shotgun sequence DNA window includes the following coding sequences:
- the LOC101768701 gene encoding probable pre-mRNA-splicing factor ATP-dependent RNA helicase DEAH5, with protein MAPAAAAAGPGEDGLRKLEYLSLVSKVCSELETHIGVGDKVLAEFITELGRDSATVAEFDARLKEKGADFPDYFVRTLLTIIHAILPPSSNPSSAAVAAGPAGAEASKFPGLARPDDPDHARNLRLELERDADAAAPAPAPARDDRDRRRDGRGRDRDYDRGGLDHDRDRGGRDHDRDRGGRDHRDQDRDRGGRDRDRGRDRGRDRDRDRYGDRDRGRDRDMERDRDRERGRSRRYGDEEEEEDRGVGGRGREVATSNPSGEPELYQVYRGRVTRVMDTGCFVRLEDVRGGREGLVHVSQMASRRVANAKEVVKRDQEVYVKVVSVKGQKLSLSMRDVDQDTGKDLLPMQRGADDAPRANPSGGSGGGMGSGKRLGLSGIVITEEDEAAPTSRRPLKRMSSPERWEAKQLIASGVLDVRDYPMFDEDGDGMMYQEEGAEEELEIELNEDEPAFLQGQSRFSIDMSPVKIFKNPEGSLSRAAALQTALIKERREVREQEQRAMLDSIPKDLNRPWEDPMPDTGERHLAQELRGVGLSAYDMPEWKKEAYGKALTFGQRSKLSIQEQRQSLPIYKLKKELIQAVHDNQVLVVIGETGSGKTTQVTQYLAEAGYTTRGKIGCTQPRRVAAMSVAKRVAEEFGCRLGEEVGYAIRFEDCTGPDTVIKYMTDGMLLREILVDENLSQYSVIMLDEAHERTIHTDVLFGLLKQLIKRRSDMRLIVTSATLDAEKFSGYFFNCNIFTIPGRTFPVEILYTKQPESDYLDAALITVLQIHLTEPEGDILVFLTGQEEIDHACQCLYERMKGLGKDVPELIILPVYSALPSEMQSKIFDPAPPGKRKVVVATNIAEASLTIDGIYYVVDPGFAKINVYNSKQGLDSLVITPISQASAKQRAGRAGRTGPGKCYRLYTESAYRNEMSPTTIPEIQRINLGSTVLNMKAMGINDLLSFDFMDPPAPQALISAMEQLYSLGALDEEGLLTKLGRKMAEFPLDPPLSKMLLASVDLGCSDEILTIIAMIQTGNIFYRPREKQAQADQKRAKFFQPEGDHLTLLAVYEAWKAKNFSGPWCFENFVQSRSLRRAQDVRKQLLTIMDRYKLDVVSAGKNFTKIRKAITAGFFFHAARKDPQEGYRTLVENQPVYIHPSSALFQRQPDWVIYHELVMTTKEYMREVTVIDPKWLVELAPRFYKGADPTKMSKRKRQERIEPLYDRYHEPNSWRLSKRRA; from the exons atggcgccggcggcggcggcggcgggccccggCGAAGACGGTCTACGGAAGCTGGAGTACCTCTCCCTCGTCTCGAAGGTATGCTCCGAGCTCGAGACCCACATCGGCGTCGGCGACAAGGTGCTGGCGGAGTTCATCACGGAGCTCGGCCGCGactccgccaccgtcgccgagTTCGACGCCCGGCTCAAGGAGAAGGGCGCCGACTTCCCCGACTACTTCGTCCGCACGCTCCTCACCATCATCCACGCTATCCTCCCGCCCTCCTCCAACccaagctccgccgccgtcgccgcgggccCCGCCGGCGCGGAGGCCTCCAAGTTCCCCGGGCTCGCCCGCCCCGACGACCCCGACCACGCCCGCAACCTCCGCCTCGAGCTCGAGCGGGATGCCGAtgcggccgcccccgcccccgcccccgccaggGACGACCGAGACCGCCGCCGTGACGGGAGAGGCCGGGACCGCGACTACGACCGCGGCGGCCTCGACCATGACCGAGACCGTGGTGGCCGTGACCATGACCGAGATCGTGGCGGCCGTGACCACCGTGACCAGGACCGTGACCGTGGCGGCAGGGACAGGGATAGAGGCCGTGACCGGGGCCGAGACCGTGATAGGGATCGGTATGGGGACCGAGACAGGGGAAGGGACAGAGATATGGAGAGGGATAGAGATAGGGAACgggggaggagcaggaggtatggagatgaggaggaagaggaggacagGGGTGTTGGGGGAAGGGGGAGGGAGGTTGCTACTTCGAATCCCAGTGGTGAGCCAGAGCTCTACCAGGTTTACCGTGGTAGGGTGACCCGGGTAATGGACACCGGGTGCTTTGTCAGGCTTGAGGATGTCCGCGGTGGCCGCGAGGGACTTGTGCACGTCTCGCAGATGGCTAGCAGGCGGGTGGCCAATGCGAAGGAGGTGGTGAAGCGTGACCAGGAGGTGTATGTGAAGGTAGTGTCAGTGAAAGGGCAGAAGTTGAGTTTGTCGATGCGGGATGTGGATCAGGATACAGGGAAGGACCTCCTGCCAATGCAGCGTGGTGCAGATGATGCACCAAGGGCGAACCCATCGGGTGGCAGTGGCGGTGGCATGGGATCTGGCAAGAGGTTGGGTCTGTCAGGCATTGTGATCACGGAGGAGGATGAGGCAGCACCAACATCACGGCGGCCGCTCAAGCGTATGAGCTCGCCGGAGAGATGGGAGGCAAAGCAGCTGATTGCTTCGGGTGTTCTGGATGTGAGGGATTACCCAATGTTTGATGAGGATGGGGATGGCATGATGTACCAGGAGGAAGGTGCAGAGGAAGAGCTTGAGATCGAGCTGAACGAGGATGAACCAGCATTCTTGCAGGGACAGAGCAGGTTTTCAATTGACATGTCACCTGTAAAGATATTCAAGAATCCTGAAGGTTCACTGAGCCGAGCAGCGGCCCTACAGACTGCCCTCATAAAGGAGCGTCGTGAGGTCCGAGAGCAGGAGCAGAGAGCCATGCTGGATTCAATCCCCAAGGATCTGAATCGACCATGGGAGGACCCTATGCCTGATACGGGTGAGCGGCACCTTGCACAGGAGCTGAGAGGTGTTGGCCTTTCAGCTTATGACATGCCAGAATGGAAGAAGGAGGCCTATGGAAAGGCTCTAACTTTTGGGCAAAGGTCAAAGCTTTCAATACAAGAGCAGAGGCAGTCTCTTCCTATTTACAAGTTGAAGAAAGAGCTTATACAAGCTGTCCATGACAATCAAGTTCTGGTTGTTATTGGAGAGACTGGTTCTGGTAAGACAACACAGGTGACACAATACTTGGCTGAGGCGGGTTATACCACAAGGGGTAAAATTGGGTGCACTCAGCCTCGCAGGGTTGCGGCGATGTCTGTTGCAAAGAGAGTGGCAGAAGAATTTGGGTGCCGGTTGGGTGAGGAAGTTGGGTATGCCATCCGTTTTGAGGACTGTACTGGGCCAGACACAGTGATAAAGTACATGACTGATGGTATGCTTCTGCGTGAGATCCTTGTTGATGAGAACCTTTCCCAATATTCAGTTATCATGCTTGATGAAGCCCATGAAAGGACCATCCACACAGATGTGCTCTTTGGTTTGCTGAAACAACTTATTAAGCGCAGATCTGACATGAGGCTTATTGTTACTTCAGCCACCCTTGATGCCGAGAAGTTCTCAGGATATTTCTTTAATTGTAACATCTTCACAATTCCTGGAAGAACATTCCCGGTGGAGATTCTCTACACAAAACAACCTGAGAGTGATTACTTGGATGCAGCGTTGATTACAGTTCTGCAGATTCACTTGACAGAGCCAGAAGGAGACATCCTTGTTTTCTTGACAGGACAAGAGGAAATTGACCACGCCTGCCAGTGTCTGTATGAGAGGATGAAGGGATTAGGAAAGGATGTTCCAGAGCTCATAATTTTGCCTGTGTATAGTGCCCTTCCTAGTGAGATGCAATCAAAGATCTTTGACCCAGCTCCGCCTGGCAAGAGGAAAGTTGTTGTGGCCACCAATATTGCTGAAGCTTCTTTGACAATCGATGGCATATACTATGTTGTGGATCCTGGTTTTGCCAAGATCAATGTCTACAATTCAAAACAAGGTCTTGACTCATTGGTTATCACTCCCATCTCGCAAGCATCTGCGAAACAGAGAGCAGGGCGTGCTGGGCGTACTGGACCTGGCAAGTGTTATCGTCTATACACTGAAAGTGCCTACCGTAATGAAATGTCCCCCACGACTATTCCAGAAATTCAGAGGATCAACTTGGGGTCTACAGTTCTTAATATGAAGGCGATGGGAATAAATGACCTATTATCCTTTGATTTTATGGATCCCCCAGCACCTCAAGCACTGATTTCTGCCATGGAACAGTTGTACAGCCTTGGCGCTCTTGATGAAGAGGGCCTTCTAACCAAACTGGGGAGGAAAATGGCTGAATTTCCATTGGATCCACCACTTTCAAAGATGCTACTAGCCAGTGTCGACCTTGGGTGTAGTGATGAGATACTGACTATCATAGCAATGATTCAAACAGGGAACATATTCTACAGGCCACGAGAAAAACAGGCTCAAGCTGATCAAAAAAGGGCCAAATTTTTCCAGCCAGAGGGGGATCATCTTACTCTGCTTGCTGTATACGAGGCTTGGAAGGCAAAGAACTTTTCAGGTCCCTGGTGCTTTGAGAACTTTGTTCAATCAAGATCATTGAGGAGAGCACAAGATGTGAGGAAGCAACTTCTCACTATCATGGACAG ATATAAACTTGATGTTGTTTCTGCTGGGAAAAACTTCACAAAGATAAGGAAAGCGATTACTGCTGGCTTCTTTTTCCATGCTGCAAGGAAGGATCCCCAGGAGGGATACAGAACCTTGGTTGAAAACCAGCCAGTGTACATCCACCCCAGCAGCGCTTTGTTCCAGCGGCAGCCAGACTGGGTCATCTATCACGAGCTTGTGATGAcgaccaaggagtacatgagGGAGGTTACTGTGATCGATCCAAAATGGCTGGTTGAGCTTGCGCCAAGGTTTTACAAGGGTGCAGACCCCACCAAGATGAGCAAAAGGAAGAGGCAGGAGAGAATCGAGCCTCTGTATGATAGATACCATGAGCCCAACTCCTGGCGTCTTAGCAAGCGCCGAGCTTGA
- the LOC101769104 gene encoding proline-, glutamic acid- and leucine-rich protein 1 isoform X2, which yields MAGASGGFLAGVNDPLLKPRLLRAVVAERLPQPGGAELPPVELASVLDAVRTHGLLTEALPDRAPADPKLAEAWRAAVDSWVERVVALVVSDSAYSCWLGTCFLGVTFQECSNERFAESYSNWYEKILPNLQEPSTLQLVTVISCTSMSDLFVRLAKFSNLKKEASSFAGRIIESVLRLLNENGLVADEAIDLLCTVIKLYPSSVNRHYNKVESTIAAKVMSTEVNVKPSKKFARTLALLPSVRVSEDGCSLMIRRILIVVNNLLNDAFIGLEGEKNGHDIMLLLVPPGADSPPTLGDQVRSGGDVHVTKKFRVYTVPTISALMHCCSVMLTSYYPVQVNVPMRALVALMRRVLLVDGSLHKKLFPSTTSLHQELICFELPSLHSTFLDLLNATIKGMRSQLLPHGASIIRLITEYFKIAKLPTLRTKAYIILQLLLTSMGVGTSLHLLEAAVSNAIADLSDDGGSDMTIISTNPSKVANESSSKIYSKKRKQEPQVQNSVISASEKAAISPRKRKGSSIQIASKGMAPETTGDVRISTPLSVKIAALETLEILLNVGGSLQTDHWRSEVDLLLINVARSACDTGRSYKQKSSTFGEPSISDLQLASLKALLASFLSSPYARPPYLAKGIELFAKGKVEIGTKLAEFCSRALLALDVLTHPRALSLEKAVPVGSGLNYSAQGKTVFGGGTYQMSVHRDQPQAMEVEDMYDDWLASTKDDEPAEAAVTDSGAGASTAGTMLEDGRQLNPMAEDPKIEPPRIGAAAQDVPPSSKSDVNMVDAAADEIAKPSTVENLSSSNAVSAPVYATNSDSQKHAIPSFPEQKCTDQVGHLENRSPAINVPSSKLGTSNEISDAPVVGSGHQAPDGRSTSFAELFGSESGVDSESDDSVPDIVDGDPDSD from the exons ATggccggcgcgagcggcggcttCCTGGCCGGCGTCAACGACCCGTTGCTGAAGCCGCGGCTTCTCCGTGCGGTGGTTGCCGAGCGGCTGCCGCAGCCGGGCGGCGCCGAGCTCCCGCCGGTGGAGCTCGCCTCCGTCCTCGACGCGGTGCGCACGCACGGCCTGCTCACGGAGGCTCTCCCGGACCGCGCGCCGGCGGACCCCAAGCTCGCCGAGGCGTGGCGCGCCGCCGTGGATTCCTGGGTCGAGCGCGTCGTGGCGCTGGTGGTGAGCGACTCG GCGTACAGTTGCTGGTTGGGTACTTGTTTTCTCGGTGTGACTTTCCAAGAATGCAGCAATGAGCGCTTTGCAGAATCGTACTCCAATTGGTATGAGAAAATTCTGCCTAACTTGCAG GAACCATCTACCTTGCAACTTGTAACTGTTATTTCCTGTACCTCCATGTCTGATTTATTTGTTAG ATTGGCGAAGTTTTCGAACTTAAAGAAAGAGGCATCATCCTTTGCTGGAAGGATTATTGAATCGGTGCTGCGGCTTTTAAATGAAAATGGTCTAGTAGCT GATGAAGCAATTGATTTGCTGTGCACAGTTATTAAACTGTACCCATCATCTGTAAATCGGCACTACAATAAA GTTGAAtctaccattgcagcaaaagTTATGAGTACGGAAGTCAATGTAAAACCATCTAAG AAATTTGCAAGAACCTTAGCACTGTTACCTTCTGTCCGAGTATCTGAGGATGGTTGCTCACTGATGATTCGGAGAATATTGATTGTGGTAAACAATCTTTTGAATGATGCTTTCATAGGGCTTGAAGGAG AAAAGAATGGCCATGATATTATGTTGCTACTAGTTCCGCCTGGAGCTGATTCTCCACCAACATTGGGAGATCAAGTAAGGTCTGGAGGCGATGTGCATGTCACGAAGAAATTTCGTGTCTATACTGTTCCTACCATTTCAGCTCTTATGCATTGCTGCAGTGTGATGCTGACTAGTTATTATCCAGTTCAG GTCAACGTTCCAATGCGTGCTTTGGTGGCTTTGATGCGAAGAGTGCTGTTAGTTGATGGATCACTTCATAAAAAGCTGTTCCCTTCAACAACTTCATTGCATCAAGAGCTTATTTGTTTTGAGCTTCCATCATTGCATTCGACTTTCTTGGATTTGCTCAATGCAACTATTAAAGGAATGCGAAG CCAACTTTTACCACATGGTGCTAGTATCATACGGCTTATAACAGAGTACTTCAAAATAGCAAAGTTGCCTACTTTGAGGACAAAAGCTTATATCATTTTGCAGCTGTTACTAACCTCCATGGGCGTTG GGACGTCTCTGCACCTGCTTGAGGCAGCAGTCAGCAATGCAATTGCTGATCTGAGTGATGATGGTGGGAGTGACATGACTATAATCAGCACAAATCCATCAAAAGTAGCAAATGAATCATCATCAAAAATTTATTCAAAGAAGAGGAAGCAAGAACCACAAGTACAAAACTCAGTTATCTCTGCTTCAGAGAAGGCAGCAATCAgcccaaggaaaagaaaaggttcttCCATACAAATTGCATCGAAGGGAATGGCCCCTGAAACTACAGGAGATGTTAGAATTTCAACTCCACTTTCAGTCAAAATAGCTGCACTAGAAACATTGGAAATTCTTCTGAATGTG GGAGGTTCATTGCAGACGGATCACTGGAGATCAGAAGTGGACTTGCTCCTAATTAACGTTGCTAGAAGTGCTTGTGACACGGGAAGGAGTTACAAGCAAAAGTCATCCACATTTGGGGAGCCAAGCATATCGGACCTCCAACTTGCTTCATTGAAGGCCCTGCTagcatcttttctttcttctccttatgCTCGTCCTCCTTATTTAGCCAAAGGAATCGAACTCTTCGCAAAAG GGAAGGTAGAGATAGGGACTAAGCTTGCAGAGTTTTGTTCTCGTGCTTTGCTGGCCTTGGATGTTCTTACACACCCGCGAGCCCTTTCTCTAGAAAAAGCAGTTCCTGTAGGCTCTGGGCTCAACTACAGTGCACAAGGAAAGACAGTTTTTGGTGGCGGAACATACCAGATGTCAGTACACAGAGATCAGCCTCAGGCTATGGAGGTTGAAGACATGTACGATGACTGGTTGGCATCCACCAAGGATGATGAACCAGCAGAGGCTGCAGTGACTGATAGTGGTGCAGGAGCAAGTACAGCTGGCACGATGTTGGAGGATGGTAGGCAACTCAATCCCATGGCAGAAGATCCAAAAATTGAGCCACCCAGAATCGGAGCTGCAGCACAAGATGTTCCACCCTCCAGCAAGAGTGATGTCAATATGGTTGATGCGGCTGCAGATGAAATTGCCAAGCCAAGCACAGTGGAGAATCTTTCAAGCTCCAATGCTGTTTCGGCTCCAGTGTATGCAACAAATTCTGATTCACAGAAGCATGCCATACCCTCATTTCCTGAGCAGAAGTGCACCGATCAGGTTGGTCATCTTGAGAACAGAAGCCCAGCTATCAATGTGCCATCCAGCAAGCTGGGAACTTCAAATGAAATTTCAGACGCTCCAGTTGTTGGTTCAGGTCATCAAGCACCAGATGGCCGTTCAACTAGCTTTGCAGAATTGTTTGGCTCGGAGTCTGGTGTTGATTCAGAGTCAGATGACTCGGTGCCAGATATCGTTGACGGAGACCCTGACTCCGACTAG
- the LOC101769104 gene encoding proline-, glutamic acid- and leucine-rich protein 1 isoform X1, translating into MAGASGGFLAGVNDPLLKPRLLRAVVAERLPQPGGAELPPVELASVLDAVRTHGLLTEALPDRAPADPKLAEAWRAAVDSWVERVVALVVSDSAYSCWLGTCFLGVTFQECSNERFAESYSNWYEKILPNLQQEPSTLQLVTVISCTSMSDLFVRLAKFSNLKKEASSFAGRIIESVLRLLNENGLVADEAIDLLCTVIKLYPSSVNRHYNKVESTIAAKVMSTEVNVKPSKKFARTLALLPSVRVSEDGCSLMIRRILIVVNNLLNDAFIGLEGEKNGHDIMLLLVPPGADSPPTLGDQVRSGGDVHVTKKFRVYTVPTISALMHCCSVMLTSYYPVQVNVPMRALVALMRRVLLVDGSLHKKLFPSTTSLHQELICFELPSLHSTFLDLLNATIKGMRSQLLPHGASIIRLITEYFKIAKLPTLRTKAYIILQLLLTSMGVGTSLHLLEAAVSNAIADLSDDGGSDMTIISTNPSKVANESSSKIYSKKRKQEPQVQNSVISASEKAAISPRKRKGSSIQIASKGMAPETTGDVRISTPLSVKIAALETLEILLNVGGSLQTDHWRSEVDLLLINVARSACDTGRSYKQKSSTFGEPSISDLQLASLKALLASFLSSPYARPPYLAKGIELFAKGKVEIGTKLAEFCSRALLALDVLTHPRALSLEKAVPVGSGLNYSAQGKTVFGGGTYQMSVHRDQPQAMEVEDMYDDWLASTKDDEPAEAAVTDSGAGASTAGTMLEDGRQLNPMAEDPKIEPPRIGAAAQDVPPSSKSDVNMVDAAADEIAKPSTVENLSSSNAVSAPVYATNSDSQKHAIPSFPEQKCTDQVGHLENRSPAINVPSSKLGTSNEISDAPVVGSGHQAPDGRSTSFAELFGSESGVDSESDDSVPDIVDGDPDSD; encoded by the exons ATggccggcgcgagcggcggcttCCTGGCCGGCGTCAACGACCCGTTGCTGAAGCCGCGGCTTCTCCGTGCGGTGGTTGCCGAGCGGCTGCCGCAGCCGGGCGGCGCCGAGCTCCCGCCGGTGGAGCTCGCCTCCGTCCTCGACGCGGTGCGCACGCACGGCCTGCTCACGGAGGCTCTCCCGGACCGCGCGCCGGCGGACCCCAAGCTCGCCGAGGCGTGGCGCGCCGCCGTGGATTCCTGGGTCGAGCGCGTCGTGGCGCTGGTGGTGAGCGACTCG GCGTACAGTTGCTGGTTGGGTACTTGTTTTCTCGGTGTGACTTTCCAAGAATGCAGCAATGAGCGCTTTGCAGAATCGTACTCCAATTGGTATGAGAAAATTCTGCCTAACTTGCAG CAGGAACCATCTACCTTGCAACTTGTAACTGTTATTTCCTGTACCTCCATGTCTGATTTATTTGTTAG ATTGGCGAAGTTTTCGAACTTAAAGAAAGAGGCATCATCCTTTGCTGGAAGGATTATTGAATCGGTGCTGCGGCTTTTAAATGAAAATGGTCTAGTAGCT GATGAAGCAATTGATTTGCTGTGCACAGTTATTAAACTGTACCCATCATCTGTAAATCGGCACTACAATAAA GTTGAAtctaccattgcagcaaaagTTATGAGTACGGAAGTCAATGTAAAACCATCTAAG AAATTTGCAAGAACCTTAGCACTGTTACCTTCTGTCCGAGTATCTGAGGATGGTTGCTCACTGATGATTCGGAGAATATTGATTGTGGTAAACAATCTTTTGAATGATGCTTTCATAGGGCTTGAAGGAG AAAAGAATGGCCATGATATTATGTTGCTACTAGTTCCGCCTGGAGCTGATTCTCCACCAACATTGGGAGATCAAGTAAGGTCTGGAGGCGATGTGCATGTCACGAAGAAATTTCGTGTCTATACTGTTCCTACCATTTCAGCTCTTATGCATTGCTGCAGTGTGATGCTGACTAGTTATTATCCAGTTCAG GTCAACGTTCCAATGCGTGCTTTGGTGGCTTTGATGCGAAGAGTGCTGTTAGTTGATGGATCACTTCATAAAAAGCTGTTCCCTTCAACAACTTCATTGCATCAAGAGCTTATTTGTTTTGAGCTTCCATCATTGCATTCGACTTTCTTGGATTTGCTCAATGCAACTATTAAAGGAATGCGAAG CCAACTTTTACCACATGGTGCTAGTATCATACGGCTTATAACAGAGTACTTCAAAATAGCAAAGTTGCCTACTTTGAGGACAAAAGCTTATATCATTTTGCAGCTGTTACTAACCTCCATGGGCGTTG GGACGTCTCTGCACCTGCTTGAGGCAGCAGTCAGCAATGCAATTGCTGATCTGAGTGATGATGGTGGGAGTGACATGACTATAATCAGCACAAATCCATCAAAAGTAGCAAATGAATCATCATCAAAAATTTATTCAAAGAAGAGGAAGCAAGAACCACAAGTACAAAACTCAGTTATCTCTGCTTCAGAGAAGGCAGCAATCAgcccaaggaaaagaaaaggttcttCCATACAAATTGCATCGAAGGGAATGGCCCCTGAAACTACAGGAGATGTTAGAATTTCAACTCCACTTTCAGTCAAAATAGCTGCACTAGAAACATTGGAAATTCTTCTGAATGTG GGAGGTTCATTGCAGACGGATCACTGGAGATCAGAAGTGGACTTGCTCCTAATTAACGTTGCTAGAAGTGCTTGTGACACGGGAAGGAGTTACAAGCAAAAGTCATCCACATTTGGGGAGCCAAGCATATCGGACCTCCAACTTGCTTCATTGAAGGCCCTGCTagcatcttttctttcttctccttatgCTCGTCCTCCTTATTTAGCCAAAGGAATCGAACTCTTCGCAAAAG GGAAGGTAGAGATAGGGACTAAGCTTGCAGAGTTTTGTTCTCGTGCTTTGCTGGCCTTGGATGTTCTTACACACCCGCGAGCCCTTTCTCTAGAAAAAGCAGTTCCTGTAGGCTCTGGGCTCAACTACAGTGCACAAGGAAAGACAGTTTTTGGTGGCGGAACATACCAGATGTCAGTACACAGAGATCAGCCTCAGGCTATGGAGGTTGAAGACATGTACGATGACTGGTTGGCATCCACCAAGGATGATGAACCAGCAGAGGCTGCAGTGACTGATAGTGGTGCAGGAGCAAGTACAGCTGGCACGATGTTGGAGGATGGTAGGCAACTCAATCCCATGGCAGAAGATCCAAAAATTGAGCCACCCAGAATCGGAGCTGCAGCACAAGATGTTCCACCCTCCAGCAAGAGTGATGTCAATATGGTTGATGCGGCTGCAGATGAAATTGCCAAGCCAAGCACAGTGGAGAATCTTTCAAGCTCCAATGCTGTTTCGGCTCCAGTGTATGCAACAAATTCTGATTCACAGAAGCATGCCATACCCTCATTTCCTGAGCAGAAGTGCACCGATCAGGTTGGTCATCTTGAGAACAGAAGCCCAGCTATCAATGTGCCATCCAGCAAGCTGGGAACTTCAAATGAAATTTCAGACGCTCCAGTTGTTGGTTCAGGTCATCAAGCACCAGATGGCCGTTCAACTAGCTTTGCAGAATTGTTTGGCTCGGAGTCTGGTGTTGATTCAGAGTCAGATGACTCGGTGCCAGATATCGTTGACGGAGACCCTGACTCCGACTAG